In Bradyrhizobium sp. 200, the sequence GGGCTACGCTCGGTCTCGGCTCTGCGGTGCCAGGTCGACAACAGCGCGCCATTTGACAAACGCTGCGGCGGAATGTTCAACGGCTCCCACAACCATCATAAGAAAACAAGGGAGAGACAGCATCATGAAGCTCTACGACTCGGTCGGACCGAATCCGCGCATCGTCCGCATGTTCATGGCGGAGAAGGGCATCGAGATGCCGAAGCAGACGGTCGATCTGCGCAAGGGCGAAAATCGCGAGGCCGAGCATTTAAAGCGCAACCCCCACGGCCAGATGCCGACGCTCGAACTCGACAACGGCAGCTATCTGTCCGAGATCACCGCGATCTGCGAATATCTCGAAGAGAAGCATCCGACGCCCGCGATGATCGGGACGACGGCGGAAGAGCGCGCCGAATGCCGGATGTGGACACGCCGCGTCGATCTCAATATCTGCGAGCATCTCGGAAACGGCTTTCGTTTCGGCGAGGGCCTGAAGTTCTTCGAGAAGTGCATTCCCTGCGCGCCTGACGCCTCGCCCGGTCTCAAGATGATTGCCGCCAACCGCCTGCAATGGCTCAACGGCCAGATGGCGGATGGCCGCGACTATCTCTGCGGCAAGCGCTTCACGTTGGCGGACGTTCTGCTCTACGGGTAGCTCGATTTCGCAGGCCAGGTCGGCCAGCCCCTGGATACTGCTAACGCCAACATCGTGGCGTGGATGGCGCGGGTGGCCGAGCGACCGTCGGCGAAGGCGTGACCCCATTGCAGCTTGGTTGTAGAGCGGACGACAAGACGTGAGTTCAGCTTGTTCCTTGATCAAGAGAAAAGGCCGGCGGGCGTTACGCCGCCGACCTTGTCTTGCAACTGCCGGCGCGTGGGTCCGGTTCCGTTGCTTGCATTCCGCTTACTACGTCTGCTTTGATCGGTAGCACCCGGCACCGGATGACGCCATTGCACGCGGGTATGGCCAAACAGTACTGAGGTAGGCCCGCTCGATGGAATCGCATGGAGCCGACTATCCATTGGTTTAGGCCGGGGACGGTCCCTAAATCACCACCGGTGCATCCGGCAGTTCATTCGGTCCGCCGTCGCTCCTCGAATAATGTGTGGCCAGTTCGCGCGACACCGCCTCTATCCCCTTGATCACACCGCCCTCGAAATTTCCCGCCTGGAAATCCGTTTCCATCTCCCGGCAGATTTTCTCCCAACCTTCTCTGCCGACCTTGGCGTCGATGCCGCGGTCGGCGACGATCTCGACGTCGCGGTCGGCGAGCAGAAGATAGATCAGTATGCCGTTATTGTGCGCGGTGTCCCAGATGCGGAGCTGGGAAAAGACATCCAGCGCCCGCTCCCGCGCCGGCTGGTTGTGAAACAGCGGCGCACCATCGAGCGCGCCTTCAACCACGAAACGCACCTGCCCGGAATGCGTGACCTCGCCCGCCTTGATCGCCTGCTCGATCCGAGCCAGCGCCCGCGGCGGAAAGATGCGCCGCAGCCGCCAGCGGTGTTCGAGGAGATGCCTGCCGATCCGCCTGATGCTCATGCTACCAGTTCCCCGATGCGCCGCCGCCGCCAAAGCTGCCACCGCCGCCACTGAAGCCGCCGCCCGAGCTGCCACTGCTGCTGCTCCAGTCGCTGCTGCCGCTGCCGCCACTCGACCAGCCGCCGCGAGTGCCGCGGCTGCCGCCGGAGGGTATCAGATCGATGAATGCAGAGATGAGAAAGGCGAGCACGCCGATGACCGCCGCCGCTCCGAGGCTACCGACGAGGAGCCACGCCAAAACTCCGACGAAGCCTCCGGTCGCAGCCGAGCCGAGCAATCGGCCGAGCGCCGCCCTCAGCGCGCCGCCGACAATGAACACGAAGGCGAGGACGAACGGATTGAACGG encodes:
- a CDS encoding glutathione S-transferase N-terminal domain-containing protein; amino-acid sequence: MKLYDSVGPNPRIVRMFMAEKGIEMPKQTVDLRKGENREAEHLKRNPHGQMPTLELDNGSYLSEITAICEYLEEKHPTPAMIGTTAEERAECRMWTRRVDLNICEHLGNGFRFGEGLKFFEKCIPCAPDASPGLKMIAANRLQWLNGQMADGRDYLCGKRFTLADVLLYG
- a CDS encoding TPM domain-containing protein; amino-acid sequence: MSIRRIGRHLLEHRWRLRRIFPPRALARIEQAIKAGEVTHSGQVRFVVEGALDGAPLFHNQPARERALDVFSQLRIWDTAHNNGILIYLLLADRDVEIVADRGIDAKVGREGWEKICREMETDFQAGNFEGGVIKGIEAVSRELATHYSRSDGGPNELPDAPVVI